Within the Gloeobacter kilaueensis JS1 genome, the region CAGTGTTGACGGCGATCGCAAAGCAGATGCCCTGGGCGGGCAGGATCACCGCCGAGTTGACGCCGATTACCTCGCCTTGAGAATTGACGAGCGGCCCGCCGGAGTTGCCGGGGTTGAGGGCGGCGTCGGTCTGGATCACGTTGTCGATGAGCCGCCCGGAGCCGGAGCGCAGCGAGCGACCGAGGGCGCTCACCACACCGGCGGTGACGGTGTACTGAAACCCGTAGGGACTGCCGATGGCTATCGCCAGTTGGCCGACGCGCACCCGCTGGGAGTCGCCCAGTTGGACCGGCATCAGGTTGCTGCCGTGGATGCGGATTACGGCCAGATCGCTGTCGGGATCGTCGCCTACGGGCGCAGCACTCACCCGACGGCCATCCTGCAGGGTCACCTCCAGATCCACTGCGTCGTGGACGACGTGGCTGTTGGTGAGGATGTATCCATCGGGGGTAAATAAAAACCCGGAACCGTTGCCGCGCACCGGCTGGCTACCGCGCCGTCCACTCACCCGCTTTTGCACGTCGATGTTGACCACCGAGCGGCTCACCGTCTCCGCTGCCCGCGTCACCGCCTGCGAGTAAGCATCCAGAAGTACCCCATCGTCTACCGCCGGTGGTAGTGACGTGGACGACAAATTTGCAAAAGGATTGTCGGAAACCAGCCTGAGATGTCCTGCCATTACCCCCGCTCCCGTGGCTAAAAATCCACGCTAGCACAGTTGATGCAGTGCATTCTTCTGAAAATTAAAGTAAGTACTTGTT harbors:
- a CDS encoding S1C family serine protease: MAGHLRLVSDNPFANLSSTSLPPAVDDGVLLDAYSQAVTRAAETVSRSVVNIDVQKRVSGRRGSQPVRGNGSGFLFTPDGYILTNSHVVHDAVDLEVTLQDGRRVSAAPVGDDPDSDLAVIRIHGSNLMPVQLGDSQRVRVGQLAIAIGSPYGFQYTVTAGVVSALGRSLRSGSGRLIDNVIQTDAALNPGNSGGPLVNSQGEVIGVNSAVILPAQGICFAIAVNTAKRVAGQLINGGRVRRSFIGVGGQNVTVPRFVSRSLGLPTEAGVLVVSVEANSPAAKAGLQEGDVILAFGDEPVGDIDALHRLLDDRQVGVRSLITLLRRNQKLSFAIVPEESAQR